The Daucus carota subsp. sativus chromosome 7, DH1 v3.0, whole genome shotgun sequence genome window below encodes:
- the LOC108195010 gene encoding uncharacterized protein LOC108195010 encodes MMAEVTIDAQVNIETDEENDCQLRRSSYRDTDCQNRVPKWGSRYRSPLSPGSCHDLCKHGVKSDPETLDRRSLVRRNSLDSPKKSPRTREVIKKELPESPRKVSSSLRRQASSPSMIKYASEKQERVSKPKTPPLAATRQLHRRNSDIIITKNSAGGSSGQTNRETKVNKETENSKIEKTKISARDRFSLSSMSSAKRFISAQSENVKKMTKVPSTLKNRKQIKVNGKCPPSKHVIEKTPYVIRPKAGNQAAGLAKRGSFTSLQSSPEKGLSSLKSQTSASSSPEAMQSDSSAFDIDNSESEYSVSDLEVEDTRIPSFQVRRLEDEDWPSSQKLKFRRGKVIDLKLEDFSQKLRFRRGNVVDVQPEDLSPSVLKFRHQEALEENQNSDNEGISLTKISSDEVLYETNAETEKVTLKHQDAETKGETWGFIDDAIEETANRLAQSRKSKVKALVGAFEAVLGRQDSPRR; translated from the coding sequence ATGATGGCTGAAGTGACAATCGATGCCCAAGTGAACATAGAGACAGATGAAGAAAATGATTGTCAGTTGCGAAGATCTTCATATAGAGACACTGATTGTCAAAATCGTGTACCAAAATGGGGATCCCGTTACCGTAGTCCCTTGTCGCCTGGATCATGCCATGACTTGTGCAAACATGGGGTCAAGAGTGATCCTGAGACGCTGGATAGAAGGTCCTTGGTGAGAAGAAATTCACTAGATTCTCCAAAGAAATCACCCAGAACTCGAGAGGTTATAAAGAAAGAATTACCAGAATCCCCTAGGAAAGTAAGTAGCTCCTTAAGACGACAGGCCTCGTCACCAAGTATGATAAAATACGCTTCTGAAAAGCAGGAGAGGGTCTCGAAGCCCAAAACACCCCCTCTGGCTGCAACAAGACAGTTACACAGAAGAAACAGTGatataattataacaaaaaattcaGCTGGAGGTTCGAGTGGACAAACAAACCGTGAGACGAAAGTGAACAAAGAAACGGAGAACTCCAAAATAGAAAAGACGAAAATCTCGGCGAGAGATAGGTTTTCCTTATCTTCCATGTCATCTGCAAAGAGGTTTATAAGCGCACAGTCTGAGAACGTCAAGAAAATGACAAAGGTGCCATCTACCTTAAAAAATCGAAAGCAAATAAAAGTAAATGGTAAGTGCCCTCCGAGTAAACATGTTATAGAGAAGACACCGTATGTCATTAGACCGAAGGCTGGAAACCAAGCTGCAGGATTGGCCAAAAGAGGCAGTTTCACTTCATTGCAATCTTCTCcggaaaaaggattgtcttcATTAAAGTCACAGACATCAGCCTCATCATCACCTGAGGCAATGCAAAGTGATAGTAGTGCATTTGACATTGATAATTCTGAAAGTGAGTACTCGGTAAGTGATCTGGAAGTGGAAGATACGAGGATTCCTAGTTTTCAAGTCCGTAGATTGGAAGATGAAGACTGGCCATCATCGCAGAAGCTCAAATTCAGGCGTGGAAAGGTGATTGATCTCAAACTTGAAGACTTCAGCCAGAAGCTCCGATTCAGGCGTGGAAATGTAGTTGATGTCCAACCTGAAGACTTAAGTCCAAGTGTACTTAAATTCAGGCATCAAGAAGCATTGGAAGAGAACCAAAATTCAGATAACGAAGGCATAAGCTTGACGAAAATATCAAGTGATGAGGTCTTATATGAAACTAATGCAGAAACAGAGAAAGTTACTCTTAAACACCAAGATGCGGAAACAAAGGGAGAGACTTGGGGTTTCATTGATGATGCAATTGAAGAGACTGCAAACAGGCTTGCTCAGAGCAGGAAGAGTAAGGTCAAAGCTTTGGTGGGTGCTTTTGAGGCTGTATTAGGTCGCCAGGATAGTCCGAGGAGATGA
- the LOC108195238 gene encoding flavin-containing monooxygenase FMO GS-OX-like 9 yields MVTQSYLSRNVCVIGAGPSGLVAARELRKEGHKVVVIEQNNDVGGQWLYDPNVEAEDPLGKCTTLKVHSSVYDSLRLQSPRETMGFSDFPVLVKDGRDTRSFPGHRELLLYLQDFCERFELREMIRFSTRVENVRMLNYGDQFGKDLIWVVKSIDTKNEDVLEEEFDAVVVATGHYSHPRLPPIKGIDGWTRKHLHSHVYRVPEPFRNEVVVVVGNSFSGQDIAMELLQVAKEVHLSSKSLDICEGLSKVISKHDSLHLHLEIESLHEDGRVVFVDGSCLTADTIIYCTGYRYTLPFLDSKGIITVDDGRVGPLYEHTFPPSLAPSLSFIGIPKKIIGFPFFESQAKWIAQLLSGKITLPSRDDMMQSIKEFYHEKDLAGIPKHNTHDIADFEYCDKYADFAGSPHVEEWKKELCIAALVRAEVDLEMYRDFCYEDYELLHQNSTLAN; encoded by the exons ATGGTGACACAGAGCTATCTGTCAAGAAATGTGTGCGTTATCGGAGCAGGACCATCTGGGCTAGTGGCAGCTAGAGAGCTGAGAAAGGAAGGCCACAAGGTGGTGGTCAttgaacaaaataatgatgttggAGGACAATGGCTGTATGATCCTAATGTTGAGGCTGAAGATCCGCTAGGGAAATGCACTACGTTAAAAGTTCATAGTAGTGTGTACGATTCGTTGAGGCTGCAGTCGCCTAGGGAGACGATGGGGTTCAGTGATTTTCCGGTTTTGGTGAAAGATGGGAGAGACACCAGGAGTTTTCCGGGGCACAGGGAACTGTTGTTGTATTTGCAGGATTTTTGTGAACGGTTCGAGTTGAGAGAAATGATCAGGTTTAGCACCAGGGTGGAAAATGTAAGAATGTTAAACTATGGGGACCAATTTGGTAAAGATTTAATATGGGTGGTTAAGAGTATAGATACTAAGAATGAAGATGTTTTGGAAGAGGAGTTTGATGCTGTGGTTGTTGCTACTGGTCATTATTCTCATCCCAGATTGCCTCCCATTAAAG gAATCGATGGCTGGACGAGAAAGCATCTGCATAGTCACGTCTACAGAGTTCCAGAGCCATTCCGGAATGAG GTGGTGGTAGTGGTTGGAAATTCATTTAGTGGGCAAGACATTGCAATGGAGCTTTTGCAAGTGGCAAAGGAGGTTCATTTGAGTTCCAAATCACTTGACATCTGTGAGGGGCTATCTAAAGTTATATCCAAACACGATAGCTTACACCTTCATCTCGAG ATAGAATCTCTGCACGAGGATGGTCGCGTGGTGTTTGTAGACGGTTCTTGCTTAACTGCAGATACAATCATATACTGCACTGG GTATCGATACACATTGCCATTCCTTGACAGCAAAGGAATAATCACAGTCGATGATGGAAGAGTAGGACCATTGTATGAGCACACTTTCCCTCCATCACTTGCCCCTTCGCTCTCCTTCATAGGAATTCCGAAAAAG ATTATAGGATTCCCATTCTTCGAGTCACAAGCAAAATGGATAGCTCAGCTGTTGTCGGGAAAAATAACCTTGCCATCACGGGACGATATGATGCAGTCCATCAAGGAGTTTTACCACGAAAAGGATCTTGCCGGTATACCAAAACATAACACCCATGATATCGCTGATTTTGAG TACTGTGATAAATATGCGGATTTTGCTGGATCGCCACACGTGGAAGAGTGGAAGAAGGAACTCTGTATAGCAGCTCTGGTGAGAGCAGAAGTGGACTTGGAGATGTACCGCGATTTTTGCTATGAAGATTACGAGCTGCTTCACCAGAATTCCACTCTAGCAAATTGA
- the LOC108194001 gene encoding transcription factor PIF7 encodes MSRKEYTVPKGDLWGHLRQAEKVGEETEGNRRSSHVHDHQKSYNHLVCMSNYDITELGWENGQPLMHEHVGILPAVPDSKTTWDRTDDTLESIVHQATYPNVNLPEFDHHLNQNHQLTNKNSIVTPSTRIWGENSNHVEMSPPVYTKKRVQSSEHSDQCRGMNNLTISHQNHADKRPCGSGNATFAKNNDATMMTWASLESPRSMRSKTKPVDEDSACHAGSEIPDEEPVNKGETAPSHSSKRSRVAAVHNQSERKRRDRINQKMKTLQRLVPNANKTDKASMLDEVIEHLKQLQAQVQMMSSRNIPHMMMPLGMQQQLQMSLLARMGMGAAPGLNFGSMLDMTNIARTASQPHPSLIHPNSATTAVTPTFIPPQFMFPPMISRQVQSQANMVQEATGTNPVPFSDPYRALLTQSMNMELNNKMAAAVYQQQLNQAAQTTNGTSNPKHVQRE; translated from the exons ATGAGTAGAAAGGAATACACAGTACCGAAGGGTGATTTATGGGGGCACTTAAGACAAGCAGAGAAAGTTGGAGAAGAAACTGAAGGAAACAGAAGGTCGTCGCATGTGCACGACCATCAGAAGTCCTACAATCATCTTGTCTGCAT GTCAAATTATGATATCACCGAGCTGGGATGGGAGAATGGCCAGCCATTAATGCATGAACATGTGGGGATCCTTCCAGCTGTTCCAGATTCAAAAACCACATGGGATAGGACCGACGATACACTTGAGTCCATTGTTCATCAAGCTACATACCCGAATGTAAACTTGCCTGAATTTGATCATCACCTGAATCAAAATCATCAATTGACAAACAAGAACTCCATTGTCACACCCTCTACCAGAATATGGGGCGAAAATTCCAACCACGTAGAAATGAGTCCCCCGGTGTACACCAAGAAGCGGGTCCAATCATCAGAACACTCAGATCAATGTAGAGGAATGAATAACTTGACCATTAGTCACCAGAATCACGCTGATAAAAGGCCATGTGGCAGTGGCAATGCAACCTTTGCTAAAAACAATGATGCAACTATGATGACATGGGCTTCTCTCGAATCTCCTAGGAGCATGAGATCGAAAACTAAGCCTGTGGATGAGGATTCAGCTTGCCATGCTGGATCA GAAATTCCAGATGAAGAGCCTGTGAACAAGGGTGAAACAGCTCCATCCCACTCAAGTAAACGAAGCAGAGTAGCTGCTGTTCATAATCAATCAGAAAGG AAACGTAGAGACAGGATCAACCAGAAGATGAAAACTCTGCAGAGGCTGGTGCCTAATGCAAATAAG ACTGATAAAGCTTCGATGCTTGATGAGGTAATCGAGCACTTAAAACAACTTCAAGCACAAGTTCAGATGATGAGTTCTAGAAATATACCCCATATGATGATGCCTCTAGGAATGCAGCAACAGCTACAGATGTCTCTTCTTGCACGGATGGGAATGGGTGCTGCCCCGGGGTTGAATTTTGGGTCGATGCTTGACATGACTAACATAGCTCGAACTGCATCTCAACCTCATCCTTCCTTAATCCACCCTAACTCTGCCACCACAGCGGTTACTCCCACATTTATTCCGCCACAGTTTATGTTTCCACCCATGATTTCCAGACAAGTCCAGTCACAAGCAAACATGGTTCAGGAAGCTACAGGCACCAATCCTGTCCCATTCAGTGATCCATACAGAGCACTGCTGACGCAA TCCATGAATATGGAACTCAACAACAAGATGGCTGCAGCGGTCTATCAGCAACAACTTAATCAGGCAGCACAGACAACAAATGGCACTTCAAACCCAAAACATGTACAAAGAGAATGA